The Phycisphaeraceae bacterium genome has a window encoding:
- a CDS encoding Bax inhibitor-1/YccA family protein, with protein sequence MFSLNSSNPAIHNDDAFNPYQYRDEGAAAVARPAVASLQGVVNKTSLLVAIAVVTGAFGYWLLNQLGWGVIMMSCLVGFITTMVAYFVIARKPAAAMVLGPIYAAVEGVFLGALTAGLEAILAAQIGATVAGGLALQAFIVTIGITCAMLALYSLRIIQPTRRFTAVVATLTLGAALTYGLSWILWLFGVQLPFVTLGSAMEGGAPALIGLGINVVFLIIASLGLIIDFGEVEERINSGAPKASEWYCAFALMVTLAWIYYEAVKIIFRVAMMMNNRN encoded by the coding sequence ATGTTCAGCTTGAACTCGTCGAACCCCGCCATTCACAACGACGATGCCTTCAACCCCTACCAGTACCGGGATGAGGGGGCCGCCGCGGTCGCCCGGCCTGCCGTCGCGTCACTGCAGGGGGTGGTCAACAAGACCTCGCTGCTGGTGGCCATCGCGGTGGTTACCGGAGCGTTCGGCTACTGGCTGCTGAACCAGCTGGGCTGGGGCGTGATCATGATGTCCTGCCTGGTGGGGTTCATCACCACGATGGTGGCGTATTTCGTGATCGCCCGCAAGCCCGCCGCCGCCATGGTGCTCGGACCGATCTACGCGGCGGTGGAGGGCGTCTTCCTGGGCGCGCTGACCGCCGGGCTGGAGGCGATCCTGGCCGCCCAGATCGGCGCCACGGTCGCCGGGGGTCTCGCGCTGCAGGCGTTCATCGTGACCATCGGCATCACCTGCGCCATGCTGGCGCTGTATTCGCTGCGGATCATCCAGCCCACGCGGCGATTCACCGCCGTGGTGGCGACGCTCACGCTCGGTGCGGCACTGACCTATGGGCTGTCGTGGATTCTCTGGCTGTTCGGCGTGCAGCTGCCCTTCGTCACGCTGGGCAGCGCGATGGAAGGCGGCGCCCCCGCCCTCATCGGGCTGGGCATCAACGTCGTCTTTCTCATCATCGCCTCGCTGGGACTGATCATCGACTTCGGCGAGGTGGAGGAGCGCATCAACTCCGGCGCGCCCAAGGCGAGCGAGTGGTACTGCGCCTTCGCCCTGATGGTCACGCTGGCGTGGATCTACTACGAGGCGGTCAAGATCATCTTCCGCGTCGCGATGATGATGAACAATCGGAATTAG
- a CDS encoding putative colanic acid biosynthesis acetyltransferase, which yields MPAQHSPHPVGNRLARAVWGCAWAAFFRTSPRPLHRWRNWLLRLFGASLHPTARVYPRARVWLPRNLTMGRHACIADDVDVYCVAPITVGDFSTVSQYSYLCAASHDFDDVHHPLTTAPIVIGRRCWIAADVFVAPGVIIADGAVVGARSGVFSDLPAWTVCAGTPARPLRPRKIGPADFGA from the coding sequence ATGCCGGCGCAGCACAGCCCGCACCCGGTGGGCAACCGGTTGGCGCGCGCCGTGTGGGGCTGCGCGTGGGCGGCGTTCTTCCGCACCTCGCCGCGCCCGCTCCACCGCTGGCGCAACTGGCTGCTGCGGCTGTTCGGCGCGTCGCTGCACCCGACCGCGCGGGTGTATCCCCGCGCCCGCGTGTGGCTGCCTCGCAATCTGACCATGGGACGCCACGCCTGCATCGCGGATGATGTGGATGTCTACTGCGTCGCGCCGATCACGGTGGGCGACTTCTCCACCGTGAGCCAGTACTCATACCTCTGTGCCGCGTCGCACGACTTTGACGATGTTCACCATCCTCTGACCACCGCGCCGATCGTCATCGGCCGCCGCTGCTGGATCGCGGCGGACGTCTTCGTCGCACCCGGCGTCATCATCGCCGACGGTGCGGTGGTGGGGGCGCGGTCGGGGGTCTTCTCCGACCTGCCCGCGTGGACCGTCTGCGCCGGAACGCCCGCCAGGCCGCTGCGACCCCGGAAAATCGGCCCGGCGGACTTCGGAGCATAG
- a CDS encoding sulfotransferase — protein MNALLEWLKPYARAVKYARLYRRARRQAERDRPGMAGRPTPPLAFIFACGRSGTTVLGKIFAAHPDVRYLFEPYHSWAAIDPRTDMLQLYVESDGRCLMDAADVNENIRTRFRRVIREANADPGVKLVMEKTPINALRLGYLMELAPDAKFIHIVRDGVDVARSIARLATAGDYRIAGKALAGKWWGVGGCKWRFLARDGAAAGYYAGEVTSLSLDDEFAKGAYEWLLSLHEVDRHRAMLGDRLFEFTYERLTEEPEATLRALCAHVGIEAPQPWLNESCDLLDEARSNPGKPESLPPRMAASFNTLQERFGFHNRVKPRPIGTDD, from the coding sequence ATGAACGCACTCCTCGAGTGGCTCAAGCCCTATGCCCGCGCCGTCAAGTACGCCCGGCTCTACCGCCGGGCGCGTCGGCAGGCGGAGCGCGATCGACCGGGGATGGCCGGGAGGCCGACCCCGCCGCTGGCCTTCATCTTCGCCTGCGGACGCAGCGGCACAACGGTTCTGGGGAAGATCTTCGCCGCCCATCCGGACGTGCGGTATCTCTTCGAGCCCTACCACAGTTGGGCCGCCATCGACCCGCGCACCGACATGCTGCAGCTCTACGTCGAGAGCGACGGACGCTGCCTGATGGACGCGGCGGACGTGAACGAGAACATTCGCACACGCTTCCGTCGCGTGATCCGCGAGGCCAACGCCGACCCCGGCGTCAAGCTCGTCATGGAGAAGACGCCCATCAACGCCCTTCGGCTGGGCTACCTGATGGAGCTCGCCCCGGATGCGAAGTTCATCCACATCGTGCGCGACGGCGTGGACGTGGCCCGCTCCATCGCGCGGCTGGCCACCGCGGGCGACTACCGCATCGCCGGAAAGGCGCTGGCCGGCAAGTGGTGGGGCGTGGGCGGATGCAAGTGGCGGTTTCTGGCGCGTGACGGCGCGGCGGCGGGCTACTACGCCGGGGAAGTCACCTCCCTCTCCCTCGACGACGAGTTCGCCAAGGGCGCGTACGAGTGGCTGCTCTCGCTGCACGAGGTGGACCGCCATCGCGCCATGCTCGGCGACCGGCTCTTCGAGTTCACCTACGAACGGCTGACGGAAGAGCCGGAAGCGACCCTGCGAGCTCTGTGCGCGCACGTCGGCATCGAGGCGCCGCAGCCGTGGCTCAACGAGTCGTGTGACCTGCTTGATGAAGCCCGCAGCAACCCGGGCAAGCCCGAATCGCTGCCGCCGCGCATGGCCGCAAGCTTCAACACGCTGCAGGAGCGATTCGGCTTCCATAACCGAGTGAAGCCGCGGCCCATCGGGACAGACGACTGA
- a CDS encoding sulfotransferase yields the protein MPEAALDQPVAPSAPVLTSGRLPTAPVFILGRQHCGNTVTTLIVGRMTGCFAIRDEGIFFEHRARLDRMPLAPRAEWIARNMRVEEPDLAARVAEYLPRWAADHPQADALALYLEAMRFLTEQAGASFWCQKGTSYIFMAREILRAIPDARLVYMVRNPYDVCASKKKRFPDRERIIGWAVSWNRGLSIASALASAMPHRVMLVKYEEMVTDPTSVGRTLSAFVGVPFDPAILDVPHINPAEQQHTVVAGTKGLNTSRRYYYLDRLSKSEIKALDLMISRRLIRAFYPDLPHRTERMGVRALLGAWWLILSGPFRYLGNRLWWSRKQGYSFFRRTFGRFFTARAGV from the coding sequence ATGCCCGAGGCCGCCCTCGACCAGCCCGTCGCCCCGTCTGCACCGGTCCTCACGTCGGGGCGGCTGCCCACGGCGCCGGTGTTCATCCTGGGGCGACAGCATTGCGGGAACACGGTCACGACGCTGATCGTGGGCCGCATGACCGGATGTTTCGCCATCCGGGACGAGGGCATCTTCTTCGAGCACCGGGCCCGGCTGGATCGGATGCCGCTGGCCCCCAGGGCCGAGTGGATCGCCCGCAACATGCGCGTGGAGGAACCCGATCTGGCGGCACGGGTGGCGGAATACCTGCCGCGCTGGGCGGCGGATCACCCGCAGGCGGACGCGCTCGCACTGTACCTGGAGGCGATGCGGTTTCTCACCGAGCAGGCCGGCGCGTCGTTCTGGTGCCAGAAGGGCACTTCGTACATCTTCATGGCGCGGGAGATCCTGCGGGCGATTCCGGATGCCCGGCTGGTCTACATGGTTCGCAACCCCTACGACGTGTGCGCCTCGAAGAAGAAGCGTTTTCCCGACCGCGAGCGCATCATCGGCTGGGCGGTGAGCTGGAACCGGGGATTGTCGATTGCTTCGGCGCTGGCAAGCGCCATGCCTCATCGTGTGATGCTGGTGAAGTACGAGGAGATGGTGACCGATCCGACGTCCGTGGGTCGGACGCTGAGCGCCTTCGTGGGCGTACCCTTCGATCCCGCGATTCTCGACGTGCCGCACATCAACCCCGCGGAGCAGCAGCACACCGTGGTCGCGGGCACGAAGGGCCTCAACACCTCGCGCCGATACTACTACCTCGATCGGCTGTCGAAGTCGGAGATCAAGGCGCTTGACCTGATGATCTCGCGGCGGCTGATCCGAGCGTTCTACCCCGACCTGCCGCACAGAACCGAGAGGATGGGCGTCCGCGCCCTGCTCGGTGCGTGGTGGCTGATTCTCTCCGGGCCGTTCCGCTACCTGGGGAACCGGCTGTGGTGGTCGCGCAAGCAGGGGTACTCGTTCTTCCGCCGCACGTTCGGGCGGTTCTTCACCGCCCGGGCGGGCGTGTGA
- a CDS encoding glycosyltransferase family 4 protein yields the protein MPPQPPQDRGTFLVLSQVYVPDPASVGQHMADAAAEMARRGYRVLVFASARGFEDPSKKYKSRERIDGVEIIRFPLSSFGKQSIAMRLVGGMIFVLQCVVAGVFVHRLRGILVSTSPPMCPIGAIVIALLRRVPITYWAMDLNPDQMIAMGLTKPTSTPARVFDWMNRRILKRAAAVVALDRFMGERLEAKTPVGERMAIMPPWPHEEVEEPLKHEDNPFRVQHGLEGRFVVMYSGNHSIVHPITTVLEAAKRLRDDDRFVFMFIGGGLAKRDVEQAIASGVAPNVRSLPYQPLETLRYSLSAADVHVVSVGDNMVGIVHPCKIYGAMAVGRPILLIGPDPCHASDILRDHPVGWHIKHGDVDGAVKALREMADADPAALDAMGRRAANLVATRFSKPTLMGAFCDTIERTMRRGSTHATAPGEHAEQTCGTTGSRRARKEAA from the coding sequence ATGCCACCCCAGCCACCCCAAGACCGGGGCACCTTTCTGGTCCTGAGCCAGGTCTACGTGCCTGACCCCGCCAGCGTGGGCCAGCACATGGCCGACGCCGCCGCCGAGATGGCCCGGCGAGGGTACCGGGTGCTCGTGTTCGCCTCGGCCCGCGGATTCGAGGATCCGTCAAAGAAGTACAAGTCGCGCGAGCGGATCGACGGGGTGGAAATCATCCGCTTTCCCCTCTCGTCGTTCGGCAAGCAGTCGATCGCCATGCGCCTCGTGGGCGGCATGATCTTCGTGCTTCAATGCGTGGTCGCGGGCGTGTTCGTGCATCGGCTCCGGGGCATTCTGGTGAGCACCTCGCCCCCCATGTGCCCGATCGGGGCGATTGTCATCGCGCTGCTGCGGCGCGTGCCGATCACCTATTGGGCCATGGACCTCAACCCCGACCAGATGATCGCCATGGGCTTGACGAAGCCGACATCGACGCCCGCGCGGGTCTTCGACTGGATGAACCGGCGCATCCTGAAACGCGCTGCGGCGGTGGTCGCGCTCGACCGCTTCATGGGCGAGCGGCTCGAGGCCAAGACGCCGGTGGGCGAGCGGATGGCCATCATGCCCCCCTGGCCCCACGAGGAAGTGGAAGAGCCGCTGAAGCACGAGGACAACCCATTCCGCGTCCAGCACGGGCTGGAGGGCAGGTTTGTCGTCATGTACAGCGGCAACCACAGCATCGTGCATCCCATCACCACGGTGCTGGAGGCGGCCAAGCGGCTGCGCGACGATGACCGCTTCGTCTTCATGTTCATCGGGGGCGGGCTGGCGAAGCGCGACGTGGAGCAAGCCATCGCCTCGGGCGTCGCCCCCAATGTGCGGTCGCTGCCCTACCAGCCGCTGGAGACGCTGCGCTACTCGTTGTCGGCGGCGGATGTCCACGTGGTCTCCGTGGGCGACAACATGGTGGGCATCGTGCATCCGTGCAAGATCTACGGGGCCATGGCGGTGGGGCGGCCGATCCTGCTCATCGGGCCTGACCCCTGCCACGCGTCGGACATCCTGCGGGACCACCCCGTGGGCTGGCACATCAAGCACGGCGACGTGGACGGCGCGGTCAAGGCCCTGCGCGAGATGGCGGACGCCGATCCCGCCGCGCTCGACGCGATGGGCCGGCGCGCGGCGAACCTGGTCGCCACCCGATTCAGCAAGCCCACGCTCATGGGGGCGTTCTGCGACACCATCGAGCGCACCATGCGCCGGGGCTCCACACATGCGACCGCGCCCGGCGAACACGCCGAACAGACGTGCGGGACCACCGGCTCACGACGCGCCCGGAAAGAGGCCGCATGA
- the wcaF gene encoding colanic acid biosynthesis acetyltransferase WcaF — MIDVMIIAYNEALNLPHCLRALQGWTRRVFVIDSGSTDGTPDIAQSLGAEVVHHPWEGYARQKNWGLKNLPFESPWILILDADEVITPRVRDRLVDIASKPVDHVPENGFFINRITYFMGSPIRHCGFFPNWNMRFFKRGLASYEDRAVHEHMVIADPVGYIREPMIHDDRRGLEHYIAKHNRYSTLEARALFEEITREEGARDEANLARETRLRRWLKRNVMPNLPFAGMWRFVYMYFFRLGVLDGRAGLEFCKFIAMYDSLVSLKLRDLRRQAKRRGAAGTELDAAPVRGLAVAEGAIGATSSHPIPLPAGEGVKSSPHAGSFREEAAEPRGDAVTDAPTQMQPESSPWTLKEKIGRGLWMVLGRPLFRMTFHNWHGFRALILRCFGARIGKGVAIRPTVNIEVPWMIELRDGATVGDYAILYSLGQITVGRRAIISQYAHLCAGTHDYADHTFRLLRTPITIGDDVWIGADAFIGPGVTVGDLSVVGARSSVYKSIGRKQVFVGNPAKPIKERVLR; from the coding sequence ATGATCGACGTCATGATCATCGCGTACAACGAGGCCCTGAACCTGCCGCACTGCCTCAGGGCGCTGCAGGGGTGGACGCGGCGCGTGTTCGTGATCGACAGCGGCTCGACGGACGGCACGCCCGACATCGCGCAGTCGCTGGGCGCCGAGGTTGTTCATCACCCCTGGGAGGGTTACGCCCGGCAGAAGAACTGGGGATTGAAGAACCTGCCATTCGAGTCCCCGTGGATTCTGATCCTCGACGCCGACGAGGTCATCACGCCGCGGGTGCGCGACCGGCTGGTGGATATCGCCTCCAAGCCCGTCGATCACGTCCCGGAAAACGGCTTCTTCATCAACCGCATCACGTACTTCATGGGAAGCCCGATCCGGCACTGCGGGTTTTTTCCCAACTGGAACATGCGGTTCTTCAAGCGCGGCCTGGCCTCATACGAGGACCGGGCGGTGCATGAGCACATGGTCATCGCCGATCCGGTGGGGTACATCCGCGAGCCGATGATCCACGACGACCGACGCGGGCTTGAGCACTACATCGCCAAGCACAACCGGTACTCGACGCTGGAGGCCCGCGCCCTGTTCGAGGAGATCACGCGCGAGGAAGGGGCGCGCGACGAGGCCAACCTGGCGCGCGAGACGCGCCTGCGACGCTGGCTCAAGCGCAACGTCATGCCCAACCTGCCCTTCGCGGGCATGTGGCGCTTCGTCTACATGTACTTCTTCCGGCTGGGCGTGCTGGACGGCCGCGCGGGACTGGAGTTCTGCAAGTTCATCGCCATGTATGACTCGCTGGTTTCGCTGAAGCTGCGCGATCTGCGGCGTCAGGCGAAGCGGCGCGGCGCGGCGGGCACTGAGCTGGACGCCGCCCCCGTGCGCGGACTGGCGGTGGCGGAGGGGGCGATCGGCGCGACAAGCTCTCACCCCATCCCGCTCCCGGCGGGAGAGGGGGTGAAGAGCAGCCCTCACGCCGGTTCTTTCCGGGAAGAGGCGGCGGAACCAAGGGGGGACGCCGTCACCGACGCGCCCACGCAGATGCAGCCGGAAAGCAGCCCGTGGACGCTGAAGGAGAAGATCGGGCGCGGGTTGTGGATGGTCCTGGGTCGTCCGCTCTTCCGCATGACATTCCACAACTGGCACGGCTTCCGCGCCCTGATCCTGCGATGCTTCGGCGCCAGGATCGGCAAGGGCGTCGCCATCCGGCCCACGGTCAACATCGAGGTGCCGTGGATGATCGAACTCCGGGACGGCGCCACCGTGGGCGACTACGCCATCCTGTATTCGCTGGGCCAGATCACCGTGGGACGGCGAGCCATCATCAGCCAGTACGCCCATCTCTGCGCGGGCACGCACGATTACGCGGACCACACCTTCCGCCTGCTGCGCACGCCCATCACGATCGGCGACGACGTGTGGATCGGGGCGGACGCCTTCATCGGGCCCGGGGTCACCGTGGGCGACCTGAGCGTGGTCGGGGCCCGCTCCAGCGTGTACAAGTCCATCGGGCGGAAGCAGGTCTTCGTGGGCAACCCCGCCAAGCCCATCAAGGAGCGCGTGCTGCGATGA
- a CDS encoding sulfotransferase yields the protein MTLPHFLIIGAMKAGTTTFYHDLLSHPGIFMPADKEPHALTRDAVLTDEGRAAYAALFAPATPDQKCGEASTGYTKLPDYPGVPHRAKAVLGPGVKLIYLMREPVARIISHNHHRFTAGIFKQGDIARNLREHPELLNWSRYAMQARAWIDEFGRDALLLIRFEDYVSDRRAWIARAQRFIGVEPRPDLVNVDVYYNQSEGKPVMTDAWRAVRKYSGYRRFLRPLLPSSIKQRLRSMVLPKAPPRPDPPNAETVAWIIDQLREDLAELRRLMGLDAPVWDMNAVAARAPREPREPA from the coding sequence ATGACCCTGCCTCACTTTCTGATCATCGGCGCCATGAAGGCGGGCACCACCACCTTCTATCACGACCTGCTCTCGCATCCCGGCATCTTCATGCCCGCCGACAAAGAGCCGCACGCCCTCACGCGCGACGCCGTGCTCACCGATGAAGGCCGCGCCGCGTACGCCGCCCTCTTTGCGCCCGCCACGCCCGACCAGAAGTGCGGCGAGGCGTCCACCGGCTACACCAAGCTGCCGGACTATCCCGGCGTGCCCCATCGCGCGAAGGCCGTGCTGGGGCCGGGTGTCAAACTCATCTACCTGATGCGCGAGCCGGTGGCCCGCATCATCAGTCACAACCATCACCGCTTCACCGCCGGCATCTTCAAGCAGGGTGACATCGCCCGCAACCTGCGCGAACACCCCGAGTTGCTCAACTGGTCGCGCTACGCCATGCAGGCCCGCGCATGGATCGACGAGTTCGGGCGCGACGCGCTCCTGCTCATCCGGTTCGAGGACTACGTGTCCGACCGTCGTGCGTGGATCGCGCGGGCGCAGCGGTTCATCGGCGTTGAACCGCGCCCCGACCTGGTGAACGTGGACGTGTACTACAACCAGAGTGAAGGCAAACCGGTGATGACCGACGCCTGGCGCGCGGTGCGCAAGTACTCCGGCTACCGCCGCTTCCTGCGTCCGCTGCTGCCGTCATCCATCAAGCAGCGCCTTCGCTCCATGGTGCTGCCCAAGGCGCCGCCCCGACCCGACCCCCCGAACGCCGAAACGGTGGCGTGGATCATCGACCAACTGCGCGAAGACCTCGCCGAACTGCGGCGACTGATGGGGCTGGACGCACCGGTGTGGGACATGAACGCCGTGGCGGCCAGAGCGCCGCGGGAGCCCCGGGAACCCGCGTGA
- a CDS encoding DUF1425 domain-containing protein, with protein MTTRLLSTAVLTGLLLGAGGCQSTDPGPRPGLADPVPAPYNNPDISVVDEDLRQWLGFQPAVRVRTPGRPMHVEVPVRNLADQTYLIEYRYLFFDANGVQQQPEMGWRFAAIDAKQTINLVGQALDANAQTYRLQVRWSR; from the coding sequence ATGACAACTCGTCTCCTCTCTACGGCTGTTCTGACGGGGCTGCTGCTCGGCGCGGGCGGGTGCCAGTCCACCGATCCCGGTCCACGCCCGGGGCTGGCCGACCCCGTGCCCGCGCCGTACAACAACCCGGACATTTCGGTGGTGGATGAGGACTTGCGACAGTGGTTGGGGTTCCAGCCGGCGGTTCGCGTCCGCACGCCGGGGCGTCCTATGCACGTCGAGGTGCCCGTGCGCAACCTGGCCGATCAGACCTATCTGATCGAGTACCGCTACCTGTTCTTCGACGCCAACGGCGTGCAACAGCAACCCGAGATGGGCTGGCGATTCGCGGCCATCGACGCCAAGCAGACGATCAACCTGGTGGGTCAGGCGCTGGATGCGAACGCGCAGACGTACCGGCTGCAGGTGCGGTGGTCGCGGTAA
- a CDS encoding glycosyltransferase: MHIVHFMSRLRLADGGVVRAVIDLAAALAGSGHEVTVLTWDAADAPDSWKGGVPNVPRVITLPPPDGLMGFYRRRSPGLSRAEEVIRNADALHLHTPWDRANMQLAKIASRHGVRTIISIHGMLDDWSMAQKSLKKRLFLALGARRMLERADAVHCTAQAELDQARRWFPRGRGVVAPLIFDLSDFVDAAARRARLRAPDKHLAIEPANTSLPVVLFLSRLHYKKRPEVLIDAAALLRDRGVNCRVILAGTGEPAYEQALHDRVTSLRLDDRVFLVGLVVGPTKVALYARADVYALPTSQENFGFVFFEALAAGTPIVTTRGTDTWRELEQSGGAIIAEPTAQAFADAIASLLADRARARSMGETGRTWVFRTFDAAGIAGQYEAIYQGGAPVENAPSAAAGP; encoded by the coding sequence ATGCACATCGTTCACTTCATGTCGCGGCTGCGCCTGGCGGATGGAGGCGTGGTGCGCGCCGTGATCGACCTGGCCGCCGCGCTGGCGGGCAGCGGGCACGAGGTGACGGTGCTGACATGGGACGCCGCCGATGCGCCGGACTCGTGGAAGGGCGGCGTTCCGAACGTGCCACGTGTCATCACGCTGCCGCCTCCTGACGGATTGATGGGGTTCTATCGCCGCCGCTCGCCGGGGCTGTCGCGGGCGGAGGAGGTCATCCGCAACGCCGACGCCCTGCATCTTCATACCCCGTGGGATCGCGCGAACATGCAGTTGGCGAAGATCGCCAGTCGCCACGGCGTTCGCACCATCATCAGCATCCACGGCATGCTGGATGACTGGTCGATGGCGCAGAAGTCGCTCAAGAAGCGCCTGTTCCTGGCGCTCGGCGCGCGACGCATGCTGGAACGCGCCGACGCCGTCCACTGCACCGCGCAGGCGGAACTGGACCAGGCGCGCCGGTGGTTCCCGCGCGGACGGGGCGTGGTGGCTCCGCTCATCTTCGACCTGTCGGATTTCGTTGATGCCGCGGCGCGGCGGGCCCGACTGCGTGCGCCCGACAAGCATCTGGCGATCGAGCCCGCCAACACGTCACTCCCCGTCGTGCTGTTTCTCAGCCGTCTGCACTACAAGAAGCGCCCCGAGGTGCTGATTGACGCCGCCGCGCTGCTGCGCGACCGGGGGGTCAACTGCCGCGTCATCCTCGCGGGCACGGGTGAGCCGGCCTACGAGCAGGCCCTGCACGACCGCGTCACCTCGCTGCGGCTGGACGACCGCGTCTTTCTGGTCGGTCTGGTGGTCGGTCCGACCAAGGTCGCCCTGTACGCTCGCGCCGACGTGTACGCTCTCCCCACCAGCCAGGAGAACTTCGGATTTGTCTTCTTCGAGGCGCTGGCGGCGGGCACGCCCATCGTCACCACGCGCGGCACCGATACCTGGCGCGAACTGGAGCAGAGCGGCGGGGCGATCATCGCCGAGCCGACCGCCCAGGCGTTCGCCGACGCCATCGCCTCGCTGCTCGCCGATCGGGCGCGGGCGCGCTCGATGGGCGAGACGGGCCGGACGTGGGTGTTTCGTACGTTTGACGCGGCGGGCATCGCTGGACAATACGAAGCGATATATCAAGGTGGAGCGCCGGTTGAGAATGCTCCATCCGCTGCGGCCGGGCCGTAA
- a CDS encoding sulfotransferase, with the protein MTDSGRQPACSAAAPGGVAFDRPIVIVGAPRSGTTMLGRLFMAHRQVCFLDEWRLTWKFGNDRRSDLLKPEHATPRVIAHIRARFAAEVSRRGRSRLVEKTPSNALRLPFVDRVLPEGRYIHIIRNGYDSVRSIRRFWEGKAHGVTGLAEGRVSQRMSEVGLLRLPWYGKEIARRLLPAPLGRALLGRAEWGPRLPGMGRMLRDMHIVEVCALQWRACVELACDFGRSLPPHRYLELRLDQMDRAALSRLLTFCELDEDEGVRDFFDNRYSVHQAKADQEPADPAELAMIRAWIAPTMRWLGFDDEATEMGGVRRDRAGRTP; encoded by the coding sequence GTGACTGATTCCGGCCGCCAACCCGCATGCTCCGCAGCCGCGCCGGGGGGCGTCGCCTTCGACCGGCCAATTGTCATTGTCGGCGCTCCGCGCTCCGGCACCACCATGCTGGGACGGCTGTTCATGGCGCATCGGCAGGTCTGCTTCCTCGACGAATGGCGGCTGACGTGGAAGTTCGGCAACGACCGCCGCAGCGACCTGCTCAAGCCCGAGCACGCCACGCCGCGCGTGATCGCGCACATTCGCGCCCGCTTCGCCGCTGAGGTGTCTCGCCGGGGCAGATCGCGCCTGGTCGAGAAGACGCCCAGCAACGCGCTGCGCCTTCCCTTCGTCGATCGCGTGCTGCCCGAGGGCCGGTACATCCACATCATCCGCAACGGGTACGACTCGGTGCGCTCGATCCGCCGCTTCTGGGAGGGCAAGGCCCACGGCGTCACGGGGCTGGCGGAGGGCCGCGTGTCGCAGCGGATGAGCGAGGTCGGCCTGCTCCGGCTGCCGTGGTACGGCAAGGAGATCGCCCGCCGCCTGCTGCCGGCGCCGCTCGGCCGCGCCCTGCTGGGACGGGCCGAGTGGGGCCCGCGCCTGCCCGGCATGGGGCGCATGCTGCGCGACATGCACATCGTCGAGGTCTGCGCCCTGCAGTGGCGCGCCTGCGTGGAACTGGCGTGCGACTTCGGACGATCGCTGCCCCCCCACCGCTATCTTGAACTGCGGCTCGACCAGATGGACCGCGCCGCCCTCTCGCGCCTGCTCACCTTCTGCGAACTGGATGAGGATGAAGGCGTGCGCGACTTCTTCGACAACCGCTACAGCGTGCATCAGGCGAAGGCCGACCAAGAGCCCGCGGACCCGGCGGAGCTGGCCATGATCCGCGCGTGGATCGCGCCGACCATGCGCTGGCTGGGGTTCGACGATGAGGCGACGGAAATGGGTGGTGTCCGGCGCGATCGCGCGGGGAGAACGCCATGA
- the wcaF gene encoding colanic acid biosynthesis acetyltransferase WcaF, producing the protein MTDQALPTGHTLGPPTRRRSMFMRLSTWDRVRVLLWSIVRLALFRFSPPVCGWWRRWLLRCFGAKVGRRVRIAPSVRVDFPWRLEIADDVVIMHGVILNCIGSIRIGAGALVSQYAHLCAGSHDYERADMPIVPRPIEVGRGVWIAADAFVGPGVTIGDGALLAARSSAFKHLPAGMVCIGEPARPVKPRTATTSGDEVRP; encoded by the coding sequence ATGACGGACCAGGCGCTCCCAACCGGACACACGCTCGGCCCGCCCACGCGCCGACGCTCGATGTTCATGCGCCTCTCGACCTGGGACCGGGTGCGTGTGCTGCTCTGGTCGATCGTGCGGCTGGCGCTCTTCCGCTTCTCGCCGCCGGTGTGCGGGTGGTGGAGACGGTGGCTGCTGCGCTGCTTCGGGGCGAAGGTCGGACGACGCGTCCGCATCGCCCCCAGCGTGCGCGTGGACTTTCCGTGGCGCCTGGAGATCGCCGACGACGTGGTCATCATGCATGGCGTGATCCTCAACTGCATCGGGTCGATCCGCATCGGCGCCGGCGCCCTGGTGAGCCAGTACGCCCACCTCTGCGCCGGCAGCCACGACTATGAGCGGGCGGACATGCCCATCGTGCCCCGGCCCATCGAAGTGGGGCGCGGGGTGTGGATCGCCGCCGACGCCTTCGTCGGACCCGGCGTCACCATCGGCGACGGGGCGCTGCTCGCCGCCCGCTCCAGCGCGTTCAAGCACCTTCCAGCGGGCATGGTGTGCATCGGCGAGCCGGCCAGACCCGTCAAGCCGCGCACCGCGACAACGTCGGGGGACGAGGTGCGGCCATGA